In one window of Chryseobacterium phocaeense DNA:
- a CDS encoding GNAT family N-acetyltransferase, protein MINIKRTDSSNLDFQSLVKLLDADLAVRDGEDHEFYHQFNSIDMLKNCVVAYLEGKAAGCGAFKPFSEDTVEIKRMYTDADKRGRGIASEILNELETWAKEEGYSKCVLETGIMQPEAIALYEKQGYSRILNYGQYIGVDNSVCYEKIL, encoded by the coding sequence ATGATAAACATTAAAAGAACAGATTCCTCAAACCTTGACTTTCAAAGCTTAGTGAAACTTCTTGATGCTGATCTTGCTGTTCGGGACGGGGAAGACCATGAATTTTACCACCAGTTCAATTCAATTGATATGCTGAAAAATTGTGTGGTGGCCTATTTGGAAGGGAAGGCTGCCGGTTGCGGTGCTTTCAAACCTTTTTCTGAGGATACTGTGGAAATCAAAAGAATGTATACAGATGCTGATAAAAGAGGAAGAGGAATTGCCTCAGAAATATTGAATGAGCTTGAAACCTGGGCTAAAGAAGAAGGATACAGTAAGTGCGTTCTGGAAACTGGAATCATGCAGCCGGAAGCTATTGCCCTGTATGAAAAACAAGGATATTCCAGAATTCTTAACTATGGACAGTATATTGGTGTCGATAATAGTGTTTGCTACGAGAAAATACTGTGA
- a CDS encoding putative type IX sorting system protein PorV2, which yields MMKKYFLLAFSLLFGLSQSQIIRKYSNEFLNIGAGARGLAMGGAVVSNQDDVYSPMWNPAGLMAIERDWQGAAMHAEYFESIAKYDYLAYAKVLEEGVFGVSVVRLGVDNILNTTQMIDAEGNIDYDKITKFSQSDYAAILSYAFNPGGNPKLDVGVNAKIVYRNVGKFANGYGFGFDIGAIYKADNGWKFGGMLRDATTTVNFWSINQKELSTVVNGEEFNPAPKDKMELTMPKLNVGASKIFNINSSLYVLPEAGINVDFAKTAALVSTDFASLTPYAGAELGYQKMIFVRLGVNRFQSITDIEDLKRKVSFQPSAGIGIRYRGLTLDYAITNSGIGGSNFYSNFFSLKLDMGAFRND from the coding sequence ATGATGAAGAAATATTTTTTACTTGCATTTTCGCTCTTGTTTGGACTGTCCCAATCCCAGATCATAAGAAAATACTCCAATGAATTTTTAAATATCGGAGCAGGGGCAAGAGGTCTTGCTATGGGAGGAGCTGTAGTTTCAAATCAGGATGATGTATATTCTCCTATGTGGAACCCGGCGGGATTAATGGCTATTGAAAGAGACTGGCAGGGCGCAGCAATGCACGCAGAATATTTTGAATCTATAGCAAAATATGATTATCTGGCCTATGCAAAGGTACTGGAAGAAGGAGTATTTGGTGTTTCAGTGGTAAGATTAGGAGTAGACAATATCCTGAATACCACACAGATGATTGATGCGGAAGGAAACATTGACTATGATAAAATTACCAAGTTTTCCCAATCGGATTATGCTGCTATTCTTTCCTATGCTTTTAATCCCGGAGGAAATCCAAAGCTGGATGTAGGGGTGAATGCTAAAATTGTTTACAGAAATGTAGGGAAATTTGCTAACGGATATGGTTTTGGTTTTGATATCGGAGCTATTTATAAAGCAGACAACGGATGGAAATTCGGGGGGATGCTGCGTGATGCTACCACCACGGTCAATTTCTGGAGCATCAACCAAAAGGAACTTTCTACAGTAGTTAACGGAGAGGAATTTAACCCCGCTCCAAAAGATAAAATGGAACTTACCATGCCTAAGCTGAATGTAGGTGCGAGTAAAATATTCAATATCAACAGCAGTCTTTATGTATTGCCGGAAGCCGGGATCAATGTAGATTTTGCTAAAACAGCTGCTCTGGTATCTACAGATTTTGCCAGTCTTACGCCATATGCAGGAGCGGAGCTTGGTTACCAGAAAATGATTTTTGTGCGTCTTGGGGTCAACAGATTCCAATCTATCACCGATATTGAAGATCTGAAAAGAAAAGTTTCATTCCAGCCGAGTGCGGGTATCGGGATTAGGTACAGAGGTCTAACATTGGATTACGCCATTACCAATTCCGGAATCGGAGGCTCTAATTTCTATTCTAATTTCTTCTCCCTGAAATTGGATATGGGGGCATTCAGAAATGATTAA
- a CDS encoding acyl-CoA carboxylase subunit beta, with the protein MDLEFNKREDQNRLKLSDLNQLLAEIKKGGGEKRLQKLRDEGKMTARERIEYLLDKGSDSIEIGAFAGYEMYEEHGGCPSGGVVVVIGYVSGRQCLVVANDASVKAGAWFPITGKKNLRAQEIAMENKLPIIYLVDSAGVYLPMQDEIFPDKEHFGRIFRNNAKMSAMGIIQISAVMGSCVAGGAYLPIMSDEAMIVDKTGSIFLAGSYLVKAAIGESIDNETLGGATTHCSISGVTDYKAKDDKDALDRIKNIMKSLGSTEKAGFDRIESFPPKENPDHIFGIIPVSRAEQYDTYEIIKCLVDNSEFEEYKPDYGKSIICATARIDGWSVGIVANQRKLVKSGKGEMQFGGVIYSDSADKSTRFIANCNQRKIPLIFLQDVTGFMVGSKSEHGGIIKDGAKMVNAVSNSVVPKFTIITGNSYGAGNYAMCGKAYDPRLIVAWPWADLAVMGGAQAAKVLVQIQESTMKKQGKEITEEEHNEILDTITKRYQKQTEATYAAARLWTDAIINPTDTRKWISMGIEAANHAPITEKFNLGVIQV; encoded by the coding sequence ATGGACCTTGAATTCAACAAAAGAGAAGACCAGAATAGATTAAAGTTATCAGACCTTAATCAGTTGCTCGCTGAAATAAAAAAAGGCGGTGGAGAAAAAAGGCTTCAAAAGCTTCGTGATGAAGGAAAAATGACAGCAAGAGAAAGAATTGAGTATCTTCTCGATAAAGGTTCAGACTCCATAGAAATCGGTGCATTTGCCGGCTATGAAATGTATGAGGAACACGGCGGATGTCCCAGCGGAGGGGTTGTAGTGGTCATTGGTTATGTTTCCGGAAGACAATGCCTTGTGGTTGCCAATGATGCTTCTGTAAAAGCAGGTGCCTGGTTTCCGATTACCGGAAAGAAGAACCTGAGAGCACAGGAAATTGCTATGGAAAATAAGTTACCGATCATCTATCTGGTAGACTCTGCAGGAGTTTATCTTCCGATGCAGGATGAAATTTTCCCTGATAAAGAACATTTCGGAAGAATTTTCAGAAATAATGCCAAGATGAGTGCGATGGGTATCATTCAGATCTCAGCTGTAATGGGCAGCTGTGTTGCCGGAGGCGCTTATCTTCCTATCATGAGTGATGAAGCGATGATTGTAGATAAAACCGGTTCTATCTTCCTGGCAGGAAGCTATCTTGTAAAAGCTGCCATCGGGGAAAGTATCGATAATGAAACGCTGGGAGGAGCTACCACACACTGCTCTATTTCAGGTGTTACAGATTATAAGGCTAAAGATGATAAAGATGCGCTAGACCGTATCAAAAATATCATGAAATCTCTCGGAAGTACAGAAAAAGCAGGCTTCGACAGGATAGAAAGTTTTCCGCCAAAGGAAAATCCGGACCATATTTTTGGAATTATCCCGGTTTCCAGGGCTGAGCAATATGACACTTATGAAATTATCAAATGTCTGGTGGATAATTCAGAATTTGAAGAATATAAACCTGATTATGGAAAAAGCATCATCTGTGCAACTGCCAGAATTGACGGCTGGTCCGTAGGGATTGTAGCTAACCAGAGAAAGCTTGTGAAAAGCGGTAAAGGTGAAATGCAGTTCGGAGGAGTTATTTATTCTGATTCTGCAGATAAGTCAACAAGATTTATCGCCAATTGCAACCAGAGAAAAATCCCTTTGATTTTCCTTCAGGATGTAACAGGATTTATGGTAGGTTCAAAATCAGAGCATGGAGGCATTATTAAGGATGGAGCTAAAATGGTAAATGCCGTTTCTAATTCAGTAGTTCCGAAATTCACCATTATTACAGGAAATTCTTATGGAGCCGGAAACTATGCCATGTGCGGAAAAGCATATGACCCGAGATTAATTGTTGCATGGCCATGGGCAGATCTTGCAGTAATGGGTGGTGCACAGGCTGCAAAAGTATTGGTGCAAATCCAGGAATCAACCATGAAAAAACAAGGTAAGGAGATCACTGAAGAAGAGCACAATGAAATTTTGGATACCATTACAAAAAGATATCAAAAACAGACGGAAGCCACTTATGCAGCGGCAAGACTATGGACAGATGCCATTATCAACCCTACAGATACCAGAAAATGGATCTCTATGGGGATTGAGGCAGCTAATCATGCTCCAATTACGGAAAAATTTAACCTAGGTGTTATTCAGGTCTGA
- a CDS encoding DMT family transporter, translating into MQKLALFRLHLIVFLWGFTAILGKLIHANAQILVFYRMLFAAVFLFLFIRIYKKESIKVSKKIFFQLAGIGCAMALHWYCFFYSIKVSNVSIALSCLSLSTLFASILEPLIFKRKIDVSEVIMGVVIVACILLIFKTEFHFKEGIIYGILCAVFGTVFSVFNGKIYGKTSSGNIIFYEIFCGWFILAVFYMSTGQIFQMNEINYRDLALICLLASVFTAFPMLESVKLMKYISPFTLILTVNLEPVYGIILAFFIFGESEEMSPVFYAASGVMILAIIVNGLMKAQKTKKQINLN; encoded by the coding sequence ATGCAAAAATTGGCTCTTTTCAGACTGCACTTGATTGTTTTTTTATGGGGATTCACCGCAATTCTGGGAAAACTGATTCATGCCAATGCGCAGATTCTTGTTTTTTACAGGATGTTATTTGCCGCAGTATTTTTATTCTTATTCATCAGGATTTATAAAAAAGAAAGCATTAAAGTATCAAAGAAGATATTTTTCCAGCTGGCCGGGATTGGCTGTGCCATGGCACTTCACTGGTACTGCTTTTTTTATTCTATTAAAGTATCTAATGTTTCCATAGCATTAAGCTGTCTTTCGCTCTCTACTTTGTTTGCTTCAATACTGGAACCACTCATCTTCAAACGTAAGATAGACGTGTCGGAAGTTATCATGGGTGTGGTGATTGTTGCCTGTATACTGCTGATTTTTAAAACCGAATTTCATTTTAAGGAGGGTATTATCTATGGAATATTATGTGCGGTATTCGGGACTGTTTTTTCTGTTTTTAATGGTAAAATATATGGAAAAACAAGCTCCGGAAATATTATATTCTATGAAATATTCTGTGGATGGTTTATTCTGGCCGTATTTTATATGTCCACGGGACAGATTTTTCAGATGAATGAAATAAACTACAGAGATCTGGCGTTAATATGCTTGTTGGCAAGTGTTTTTACTGCTTTTCCAATGCTGGAATCGGTGAAGCTCATGAAATATATTTCGCCTTTTACTCTAATTTTAACAGTTAATTTAGAACCTGTTTACGGAATTATACTAGCTTTTTTTATCTTTGGAGAATCGGAAGAAATGAGTCCTGTATTTTATGCAGCTTCAGGCGTTATGATATTGGCAATCATTGTCAATGGATTAATGAAGGCTCAAAAAACTAAAAAACAAATAAACCTTAATTAA
- a CDS encoding DUF2059 domain-containing protein, with translation MKKLITIVGLCVGTIVFSQSLETKARELIKVTGADKLALAGMQQYMQEIRKTSPDISEEFIQEFIAEVTSEKLLGMYVPIYTKHYTESELDQLITFYKSPVGQKSISVAPSIMKESIESGGKLGRDIALQVKEKLDKKAGYQNPPPPAPEKK, from the coding sequence ATGAAAAAACTAATTACCATTGTAGGCCTGTGCGTGGGTACAATTGTGTTTTCCCAGTCATTAGAAACCAAAGCTCGTGAGCTTATTAAAGTTACCGGCGCGGATAAACTGGCTTTGGCAGGAATGCAGCAATACATGCAGGAGATCAGGAAAACCTCTCCGGATATTTCGGAGGAATTCATTCAAGAATTTATCGCCGAAGTTACTTCTGAAAAACTGCTTGGAATGTATGTTCCAATTTATACAAAGCATTATACGGAATCAGAGTTGGACCAACTGATCACATTCTATAAATCCCCGGTAGGGCAAAAGAGTATTTCTGTTGCGCCCTCCATTATGAAAGAAAGTATAGAATCAGGAGGCAAATTAGGACGCGATATTGCACTTCAGGTGAAAGAGAAACTTGATAAAAAGGCAGGTTACCAAAATCCGCCACCGCCTGCACCAGAAAAGAAATAA
- the hutH gene encoding histidine ammonia-lyase, translating into MIYGVDVFTFHDVLEICKKPAKAKLNKAAKEQILKSQKNVQKIVESDRCVYGINTGFGPLCDTKISADETAQLQYNLIISHAVGVGKPINKEFSKIMIITKVHALSKGFSGVSLEVIERLILMLEKDIIPVVPEQGSVGASGDLAPLAHLVLPLLGLGQVWEGDQIFDTMEVLDRHGLEPLALGPKEGLGLINGTQFILAHAIKGLEKFEYLLNLADMTAAMSIEAYRGSESPFKKELHEIRPFEGSKKVAARMVKFLKGSENMKAHEDCERVQDPYSMRCVPQVHGASRNAFEHLRMMAETELNSVTDNPIVLSAEESISGGNFHGQLMALPLDYATLAVAELGNISDRRSYLLLEGKYGLPRLLTESSGLNSGFMIPQYTSAALVTENKTLCFPASADSIPTSLGQEDHVSMGSISGRKFNQVLGNLVNILAVELMFAAQGLEFRRPSKCSKIIEENFAVIRSKVKKLEDDRLIGQDMLAIAELINERKFNVDA; encoded by the coding sequence ATGATATACGGTGTAGATGTTTTCACTTTCCATGATGTTCTGGAAATCTGTAAAAAACCAGCTAAAGCTAAACTTAATAAAGCAGCCAAAGAACAGATTCTGAAATCGCAGAAAAATGTCCAGAAGATAGTAGAGTCCGACAGATGTGTGTATGGGATCAATACAGGTTTCGGACCCTTGTGTGATACCAAAATTTCAGCGGACGAAACCGCTCAGCTGCAGTATAATCTTATTATTTCCCACGCAGTGGGTGTAGGAAAGCCTATTAATAAGGAGTTTTCCAAAATCATGATCATCACAAAAGTTCATGCCTTATCCAAAGGATTTTCAGGGGTTTCCCTGGAAGTCATTGAAAGACTGATCCTGATGCTTGAAAAAGATATCATTCCGGTAGTGCCTGAACAGGGCTCTGTAGGGGCATCAGGAGATCTTGCACCGCTTGCTCATCTCGTACTGCCATTGCTGGGATTAGGACAGGTTTGGGAAGGAGATCAGATTTTCGATACCATGGAGGTTCTGGACAGACATGGTCTTGAGCCATTAGCTTTAGGTCCGAAAGAAGGTCTGGGGCTGATCAACGGGACCCAGTTTATTTTGGCACATGCGATCAAAGGTTTGGAAAAGTTTGAATATCTACTAAACCTTGCCGATATGACCGCGGCGATGAGTATTGAAGCCTACAGAGGTTCTGAAAGTCCGTTCAAAAAAGAACTTCATGAGATCAGACCGTTTGAAGGGAGCAAGAAAGTAGCTGCCAGAATGGTTAAATTCCTAAAAGGCTCCGAAAATATGAAAGCCCATGAAGACTGCGAAAGAGTTCAGGATCCTTATTCCATGAGATGTGTACCGCAGGTGCATGGTGCCAGCAGAAATGCCTTTGAACACCTTAGAATGATGGCAGAGACGGAACTGAATTCAGTGACGGATAACCCGATTGTTTTAAGTGCCGAAGAATCTATTTCCGGAGGAAATTTCCACGGACAACTGATGGCGCTTCCATTGGATTATGCGACGCTTGCCGTGGCCGAATTAGGAAATATTTCAGACAGAAGAAGTTATTTATTACTGGAAGGAAAATACGGACTTCCTAGATTACTGACAGAAAGCTCAGGACTGAATTCCGGATTTATGATCCCGCAATATACCTCAGCTGCTTTGGTAACGGAAAATAAAACATTGTGTTTCCCCGCATCCGCAGACTCTATTCCTACAAGCTTAGGACAGGAAGACCACGTTTCTATGGGAAGTATTTCCGGTAGAAAATTCAATCAGGTGCTTGGAAATCTTGTGAATATCTTAGCGGTAGAGCTGATGTTTGCAGCACAGGGACTGGAGTTCAGGAGACCTTCCAAATGTTCCAAAATTATTGAGGAAAACTTCGCAGTTATCCGTTCCAAAGTGAAAAAACTTGAAGATGACAGACTGATCGGGCAGGATATGCTGGCGATTGCAGAACTGATCAATGAGAGAAAGTTTAACGTAGACGCTTAA
- a CDS encoding zinc-dependent metalloprotease, which yields MNYKLTLVLLIVFNYFWGQNLTKDESLPGSVFRFDFQRFENQFKEARLKNEKISKMYITLPTENGRSTRFILNENSLTEQRLGSILTFDGVSDDKTASLKLSVFKDHFNAIIKNNAGYFFVEPYKTAPGEYRIYSAFSNFEERFVCGVEENDVLKELAEVKQSLASKSAVNFPFGNQIRKFRLAVATTGEFTQAFSGNTDDALAELVNMVNLINKIYESEVSVTFSLIAETTNKSLIFTDPATDPFTVNASFASAANSQTGFNTLNTNTTLAYNKYDIGHTFNIMSSGGAQGQAGTQPCNNASKARAWSQWALTMPKGTVAGLIAHEMGHQFSAGHTYNAVGGSSGSPTFCTSGWSSGAAIEPGAGSTIMSYANNCTTPNNQTNSGNNNLNYFNARSLDQILNYLQSPANCYTLVASTNLAPSANAGVDITIPKNTPFKLKGIGTDPNDGSLSYTWEQADIASANDKGAFGSTITGAGGYTAVNSTTAPLFRSEQSVSTTERYFPKMQFVLNNQNNPPTNDAEALPLVARIMKFRFTVRDNNMTNGGLDSDEIIVTVNNTGPLAVTYPNATGVSVASNTNATITWDVNNTNTVKSNVDILLSIDGGITFPYTLASNVLNNGSSNVTIPYIPATDKARIKVVGTINPYAEFFDVSDNNFTITSDCNAYTSYITPKTAVTAIAGSPSSNLNMSAPDAAGAPYTSKTIVYNVGTSNNGIIVYSNSAMTAPYSVSSSSVTNTFKFRVTESGSYVFSKSSGFLITSIHSGSPASTANFLTSNAYYNGTNYTSTGSAKAVVLNEGVDYYFVISNFSSPANANSYTITATGPGSLYETSAPPAGYSYTFAAINNSTGKIQAVSPTANFTSLPAGTYTVEGISYISTANVSSFVGKSISELIALNICLSESKNSRVLNLTASLGVSDNSLTRTGIKVVPNPVKDVLSVISNKEISQYEIYDMSGRNLTGRQKYSGSISFRDYATGSYILRLFDHQALIHQETVIKK from the coding sequence ATGAATTACAAATTGACTTTAGTCCTGTTAATAGTTTTTAACTATTTCTGGGGGCAGAATCTTACAAAAGATGAATCACTGCCGGGCAGTGTTTTCCGCTTCGACTTTCAGAGATTTGAAAACCAATTCAAAGAAGCCCGGCTAAAAAATGAAAAAATATCGAAAATGTATATTACGCTTCCTACTGAAAACGGAAGAAGTACAAGGTTTATTTTAAACGAAAACAGTCTTACGGAGCAAAGACTTGGAAGCATCCTTACCTTTGACGGGGTGAGTGATGATAAAACTGCTTCATTAAAACTGTCCGTTTTTAAAGATCACTTTAATGCTATTATTAAAAACAATGCAGGCTATTTTTTTGTAGAACCTTATAAAACAGCTCCCGGTGAGTACAGGATCTACAGTGCATTTTCAAACTTTGAGGAAAGATTTGTCTGCGGAGTGGAAGAAAATGATGTTCTTAAAGAACTGGCAGAAGTCAAACAATCTTTAGCTTCCAAATCAGCGGTCAATTTTCCATTTGGAAACCAGATCAGGAAATTCAGGCTGGCGGTAGCTACAACGGGTGAATTTACCCAGGCTTTCAGCGGAAATACGGACGATGCCCTGGCAGAACTTGTCAACATGGTAAATCTGATCAATAAAATTTATGAATCTGAGGTTTCAGTAACGTTCAGCCTGATTGCAGAAACCACCAACAAGTCACTGATATTTACAGATCCTGCTACAGATCCGTTCACGGTAAATGCTTCTTTTGCCAGTGCTGCGAATTCGCAGACCGGTTTTAATACACTTAATACCAATACCACGCTGGCCTACAATAAGTATGATATAGGGCATACTTTTAATATCATGAGCAGTGGCGGCGCACAAGGCCAGGCAGGGACGCAGCCCTGTAACAATGCTTCGAAAGCAAGAGCATGGAGCCAATGGGCCTTAACCATGCCTAAAGGTACGGTTGCCGGTTTAATTGCCCACGAAATGGGACATCAGTTTTCTGCCGGACATACCTATAATGCGGTTGGAGGCAGCTCAGGCAGTCCTACATTCTGTACAAGCGGCTGGAGTTCGGGAGCAGCTATTGAACCCGGAGCCGGATCAACAATTATGAGCTATGCCAACAACTGTACAACTCCAAATAATCAGACGAATTCCGGAAATAATAATCTGAATTATTTTAATGCAAGGAGTTTAGACCAGATCCTGAACTATCTGCAATCTCCTGCTAACTGCTATACTTTAGTGGCCAGTACCAACCTCGCTCCTTCTGCCAATGCCGGAGTGGATATTACCATTCCGAAAAATACACCGTTCAAATTAAAAGGAATCGGAACAGATCCTAATGACGGCAGCCTTTCTTACACGTGGGAACAGGCTGATATAGCCAGTGCTAACGATAAGGGAGCATTTGGCTCCACCATTACGGGAGCAGGCGGCTATACTGCAGTGAACAGTACCACTGCGCCATTATTCCGCTCTGAACAAAGTGTTTCCACTACAGAAAGGTATTTTCCAAAGATGCAGTTTGTTCTTAACAATCAAAACAATCCTCCTACCAATGATGCTGAAGCGCTGCCATTAGTAGCAAGAATAATGAAATTCCGTTTTACGGTAAGGGATAATAATATGACAAACGGAGGTCTGGATTCAGATGAAATCATTGTAACGGTGAATAATACCGGACCACTGGCGGTTACTTATCCAAATGCAACCGGTGTTTCAGTAGCATCAAATACCAATGCCACAATTACCTGGGACGTGAATAATACAAATACCGTTAAAAGCAACGTTGATATCCTGTTGTCTATAGATGGTGGTATAACTTTCCCTTACACTCTGGCTTCCAATGTCTTAAATAATGGCAGCTCCAATGTTACGATTCCTTATATTCCGGCTACAGATAAGGCAAGAATAAAAGTGGTGGGAACCATTAATCCATACGCAGAATTCTTTGATGTCTCCGACAATAATTTTACCATCACATCAGACTGTAATGCTTATACCTCATACATTACACCAAAAACTGCTGTTACAGCGATTGCCGGAAGCCCGTCAAGTAATCTGAATATGTCTGCTCCTGATGCTGCAGGTGCTCCATATACTTCCAAAACTATTGTGTATAATGTTGGAACTAGCAACAATGGCATTATTGTATACAGTAATTCTGCAATGACGGCTCCTTATTCTGTAAGCAGCAGCTCAGTAACCAATACATTCAAATTCAGGGTAACGGAGAGCGGTTCGTACGTTTTCTCCAAATCATCAGGATTCCTTATTACCTCAATACACTCTGGAAGCCCTGCTTCAACGGCTAATTTTTTAACTTCGAATGCGTATTACAACGGGACCAATTATACATCTACCGGATCCGCAAAAGCAGTGGTATTAAATGAAGGAGTAGATTATTATTTTGTGATTTCTAACTTTTCGAGTCCTGCCAATGCCAATAGCTATACAATAACTGCAACCGGACCTGGAAGTTTATATGAAACATCTGCACCACCCGCTGGCTACAGCTATACATTTGCAGCGATTAATAATTCGACGGGTAAAATTCAGGCTGTAAGTCCTACTGCGAACTTTACGTCTCTTCCGGCAGGCACGTATACCGTGGAAGGTATCTCATACATCAGTACAGCCAATGTTTCAAGCTTTGTGGGCAAAAGTATCAGTGAACTTATTGCTTTGAATATCTGTTTAAGTGAAAGCAAAAACTCAAGAGTACTTAATTTAACTGCAAGTCTTGGCGTATCAGATAATTCCCTGACCCGTACCGGTATAAAAGTTGTTCCTAATCCCGTAAAAGATGTACTTTCTGTAATTAGTAACAAAGAAATCAGTCAATATGAAATATATGACATGTCGGGAAGAAATCTTACCGGCAGGCAGAAATACTCAGGAAGCATCAGTTTCCGTGATTATGCAACAGGATCCTATATTTTAAGACTGTTTGATCATCAAGCTCTGATCCATCAGGAAACCGTAATTAAAAAATAA
- the uvrC gene encoding excinuclease ABC subunit UvrC gives MNPSLELQLKTLPSEPGVYRYYDKNDQLLYVGKAKHLKKRVLSYFNKNLPGYRIKIMVGKIVRLETTIVNSEYDALLLENNLIKEHRPFYNVLLKDDKTYPWICIKNESFPRIFLTRNVIKDGSEYYGPYAKVRPAKILLDTIKHIYKLRTCNLNLSPAKIAEGKYKVCLEYHIKNCEGPCEDLESKEDYDEKIDAIRGIIKGDFRKAKEYLVNQMMKFAENLKFEEAQTIKERLDILEDYQAKNTVVNPNIDDVDVFGMTSDEAAAYVNFFKIRNGNIIQSFTTEIKKILEETDEDIMEEALIEIRQKFGSDSKEVLLPFHLSVEIPNVKLIVPKVGDKKRIVELSEKNAKEYRLEKLKQVQIVDPERHTNRIMAEMQKLLRMPVEPRHIEGFDNSNIQGTNPVSACVVFKDGKPSKADYRIFHPKTVEGANDFATMEEVIYRRYKRMLDEGESLPQLILIDGGKGQLSSAVKSLKLLGLYGKITIVGIAKRLEEIFFPEDSIPLYLDKKSETLKILQRVRDEAHRFGVKHHRTRRKNSTIKSELEEIPGVGEKTIELLLSKLKSVKRIKESSLETLEEILGKSKAKVIWEFFNGN, from the coding sequence ATGAATCCTTCTTTAGAATTACAGCTCAAAACTTTACCATCAGAACCGGGCGTTTATCGTTACTATGATAAGAACGATCAATTGCTGTATGTAGGAAAGGCCAAACATTTAAAGAAAAGGGTTCTTTCCTATTTCAATAAAAATCTTCCCGGCTACCGGATCAAAATCATGGTGGGAAAGATCGTCCGCCTTGAAACAACGATCGTTAACAGTGAATACGATGCTCTTTTACTTGAGAACAACCTGATCAAGGAGCACCGCCCATTCTATAACGTATTGCTGAAGGATGATAAAACCTATCCGTGGATCTGTATTAAAAATGAAAGCTTCCCCCGGATATTCCTCACCAGAAATGTAATCAAGGATGGGTCTGAGTATTACGGTCCGTATGCTAAAGTACGTCCGGCAAAGATTTTACTGGATACCATCAAGCATATTTATAAGCTGAGAACGTGTAATCTTAATCTCTCTCCGGCCAAAATAGCTGAAGGAAAATATAAAGTCTGCCTGGAATACCATATTAAAAACTGTGAAGGGCCATGTGAAGATTTGGAAAGCAAGGAAGATTATGATGAAAAGATTGATGCCATCCGTGGAATTATCAAAGGGGATTTCCGAAAAGCAAAGGAATATCTGGTCAATCAAATGATGAAGTTTGCAGAAAATCTTAAGTTTGAAGAAGCCCAGACCATCAAGGAAAGACTGGATATCCTTGAGGATTATCAGGCCAAAAACACCGTGGTAAATCCAAATATTGACGATGTAGACGTTTTTGGAATGACCAGCGACGAGGCCGCCGCTTATGTGAATTTCTTTAAAATCAGGAACGGAAATATCATCCAGAGTTTTACCACAGAAATTAAAAAAATCCTGGAAGAGACGGACGAAGATATCATGGAAGAAGCATTGATCGAGATCCGCCAAAAATTTGGTTCCGATTCCAAAGAAGTCCTGCTTCCATTCCATCTTTCGGTAGAAATTCCGAATGTAAAACTGATTGTTCCCAAAGTAGGAGATAAAAAAAGGATTGTGGAGCTTTCGGAAAAAAATGCAAAAGAATACCGTCTGGAAAAGCTGAAACAGGTCCAGATTGTAGATCCGGAAAGACATACGAACAGGATCATGGCCGAAATGCAGAAACTTCTCCGGATGCCAGTGGAACCAAGACATATTGAAGGTTTTGATAACTCAAATATCCAGGGAACCAACCCCGTTTCCGCATGTGTGGTTTTTAAAGACGGTAAACCAAGCAAGGCAGATTACAGAATTTTCCATCCGAAAACAGTAGAAGGCGCTAATGACTTTGCTACCATGGAAGAAGTAATCTACCGCCGCTATAAAAGAATGCTGGATGAAGGAGAAAGCCTGCCCCAACTGATTCTGATAGACGGAGGAAAAGGACAGCTTTCTTCAGCTGTAAAAAGCCTGAAGTTATTGGGTCTTTACGGTAAGATTACCATTGTGGGGATTGCGAAAAGACTTGAGGAAATTTTCTTTCCTGAAGATTCTATTCCTTTATACCTTGATAAAAAATCGGAGACCTTAAAAATCCTGCAGAGAGTAAGGGACGAAGCCCACCGCTTTGGAGTGAAACACCACAGGACGAGAAGGAAAAATTCTACCATAAAATCTGAATTGGAAGAAATTCCGGGCGTTGGAGAAAAAACAATAGAATTACTACTTTCCAAATTAAAATCCGTAAAGCGGATTAAGGAATCAAGCCTGGAAACACTGGAAGAAATTCTTGGAAAAAGTAAGGCGAAGGTGATCTGGGAGTTTTTTAATGGAAATTAA